From the Streptomonospora nanhaiensis genome, the window GCCACGGCGGCGCGGGCGGCGGCGAGGTCGATCGGCCCCTCCAGAGCGGCCAGCGCCCCTCCCCCCGAGCCCAGCGCGCCGGCGGGCGAGGCGCCCAGGGCGGCGAGCATGCCCGCGCCGCCGTCGTTGGTGGAGCTGCCGCCCAGGCCCACGACGACGGTGTCGGCTCCGGCGGCCACCGCGGCGGCGATCAGCTCGCCCACGCCGCGGGTGGTGGTGCGCGCCGGGTCGCGCGACTCCGCGGGCACCAGGTGCAGGCCGCAGGCGTGCGCGCTCTCGATGTAGGCGGTGGTGCCGGCGATCAGGTAGCGGGCGGGCACGGGCGCGCCGAGGGGGCCGGTGACCTCCAGGTCGGCAACCGTGCCGCCCAGGGCGGTGTGCAGCACCTCGACGAACCCGGGGCCGCCGTCGGAGAGCGGCAGCAGCCGGGTGTCGGCGTCGGGGGCGACGGTGTGCCAGCCGTCGGCGATGGCCTGGGCGGCCTCGACGGCGGTGAGGGTGCCGGCGAACTTGTCCGGGGCGATGACGATACGCACGGGTTCAGTGTGCCTTGTCGCGTGACGGGGCCCGTCGGCGGGGAGGCCGCACGGGGTCGGGCGGGGGCGCGGCCAGGGGCGCGGGGGCCGCCGAGGTCACAGGCCGGGGGCGCCGTAGACGGGGAACCAGCGGGACTTGTCCTTCTCCACCGGCAGGTCGGCGCCGAGGGCGGCCTCGATCTGGAGTTCCAGGGCGTTGTCGCGGCGCCGGCCGGGCAGCGGCGCGAACGGGTAGAAGGTGCCGCGCTTGTAGAGGTAGACGAGAGCGACGCGGCGCCCGGCGCTGTCGGCGAAGGCCACCAGCGAGCAGAGCAGGGAGGGGCCGAACCCGGCCGACTCCAGCGAGGTGTTGACGGCGTGGACGTCGGTGACCAGGCCGCTGATGTCGGCGGATGCGGCGGCCTCGGGCGCGGCGCGCAGGACCAGCCAGGTGTAGCCGTACTCGTCGGCGGCGGGTTCGACGGCCGGGCCGTCGTCGGCGTTGAGCAGGTCGGTGATGTCGCGCTGGAGGTCGGCGAAGGCGCGGCCCTCGGCGGCGCGGAAGGCGACCGATCCGGTGCCGGTGGGCGCGAACCCGGCGCCGGCGCGCAGCGTGACAGCGGCCGAGGGCAGGGCGAACAG encodes:
- the pspAB gene encoding PspA-associated protein PspAB; amino-acid sequence: MSFLRALLGRSKPAKPDLDALFALPSAAVTLRAGAGFAPTGTGSVAFRAAEGRAFADLQRDITDLLNADDGPAVEPAADEYGYTWLVLRAAPEAAASADISGLVTDVHAVNTSLESAGFGPSLLCSLVAFADSAGRRVALVYLYKRGTFYPFAPLPGRRRDNALELQIEAALGADLPVEKDKSRWFPVYGAPGL